The Capsicum annuum cultivar UCD-10X-F1 chromosome 3, UCD10Xv1.1, whole genome shotgun sequence genomic sequence TTGAATTGTTCACCTCCGCATACCTATTTCTGAATATTTTGCCAAACCTATGTGCAATTGAATTGAAGATGGCCGCCACTGGATACTCTTTTTCATTGAGAAATATTACGTTGAGCGACTcggcgatgtttgtggtcatgaCGTTAAAACTATTACCTGGAAAGTGAGATCGGCTCCACTTTTTAAATTCAACGTCATGCTCGAAGAAAGCTGCTACGCTGGGGCATTTTTCTTTAATGACATTGAAGAAGTCATTAAATTCTTCCAACGTGTACGCCTTGGCCGCATGGTAGTACAAAAGGACAGAATCTGTACAATGGTGATTCGTTCGAATTTTTTCACCGAGATGCCTTATACAAAAACTGTAATGctccgagatcccatcccgagatgtcacacggtgcttgtgaccccgaaggaccacatgctaacccttttttgatatctgtacctgtacactacataatatctggaataaatgcagaaactagccataaggttcaacacatctataaatactcaaaatataaaactgaatactatacaatacatctgtctgaaaagcctctaatctgactgaactgtggagttgatgggacaggtccccaactaactctgtcaactgaaagtaaataaaattttgattacaataatagaaaactgaaactcatcctcgaaagaagaggactcactgttactgctgctgactgggactgatctGCTGGTGATACTCTgggtcctgtgcctctaaacctatgatgtcaaataagacaccatagcacaaatgtgtcagcaCAAAaggtaccgagtatgtagatagggtaaggctaaatgcaagggctcatgcatgcaagATATGTATAACCTGAATGATCATGAGAATATCGCACGAAAACAAGCACACAtacaagaatgcataaatcatactcataatcatcacGACTCTAGAGACTTGAATGCGAGCTAAACTGACTACCATCACTGAACCACTGACTCATCTGCTATTGATAACGGAGGATCTGAGCTTACCGCTTTCAACCgacagaattagagattcaacttttctaacagataacttcggaagctttatcaatgataagaaaataggattatatccgaatccgacaacaagaatactcaacaaattctgagaaagagaccaagcctatctgacgggagatctttaagtatgataataagaatattcaacatgATCTGAGACTGATATCAGGCCTTTCTGagggagatctttaaatatgatagtaagcatctgtatatgaggccaagcctatctgacgggatggtccatagatcaatggaactatctgggttccttactgagatagacgactgtaccacacagtcttgacttctgaagattgatactaaaactgcaactgtgggaagtagttacttaaccgacatgccccgacctaccacaggtggggtccaacttataaccccagctggaagggcgtcaatatcgtgccacgggtaaagactcactctcaggtcaagcctctctgatgggatgaccctcgtaggaagtcgacctgaggcaatataatagtcaacctctctGACGGTGAAAGCCTCTATTGACGGGTACTCCtgtatcctgcgctggctatgcagttctggagttcaaggattgctactaacgactccggCCTCTTTCTCTGACGGGAAGAATCGCCATCTCtttcctcgctcggtgctagtttctactcccaactaaaagactctcaCTGAATTCTTAGAATGAACACAATAAAGCTGAATCtaattacatgatcatgtttctcaaatgatctagCTGAaatacgctgagatcacttagtttTGTATCTAACAGAAATAATATCAAATCACGGTATCTAACAGACGATACATAGCTAGATTAAATTATTCGAATCATTTCTGAGAGTAGAATTGAATCGCTTGAGTTCCATTAGGACTGGGCTGAGTACAGGTCCGAGGCTAGATTATTAGCGATACAgggattacagagataactgagatgactaagctttattaagcttcgcacttgtctgtggatacagagttctatagttcactgagttctgagaataaTGGCTcggttggaattatcgagaaactgacacgggctctagacaatagatctatttttgggtataaatacccccaggactcgataacatagaagtaaagcatcatcatACATTCAAGCATCACAAATATTTatgcatcattaccatcattcagGCATATTCACAAGAAAGTCAGAAATCATGCCATATGTTCAATTTCATAATCATTAGAACATCACCTCAAGCCTCCAAGGATTCACAAACGTCTACTCATCATCATAACTACCAATGGGTCACTCTAAGCATTTCAGAATCATAACGTACTTTCCCCCTCACAAACCTTACGGCATCGCATCTattatttaggaaatataaacctctattcaccaTCATGATTACCAAAGAATCACTCCCAACATTTAGGGGGAGGGGGTCATCAATATTGATTCATCGTCACAAACTACCTTAAAgaagacatgctattaaattatacACCATTCAACGAAGTTTTgtatcaagtacttcacacctatatcGGTCCCAACATATATCTAGATATTATGAGATTTTGGGAAAACTTTACACTATCATGTCATTACACTCTTGCAATCCACTTAAcatgtatcaaaacttaaaataaatcaaagagcactcacttgggagatttaccGCTATTTCGTCTCAACTTACtcactaaggtctttcaacaaccactagacatgtccggttctacacctactcggggattccatattattattatggctcattccgctcataaggcattttatcaaacactaggtgtgcATGGACTAACCCACAACTTTGGGTTTCCCCTTTAACATACTAAAATGCCCCTCTATGCTTCACCTCAGCCTTTCATCCAACCTATGGGGTGAATACTCTGCTTATTCAACCATCTCTACACCCTAATgtcatgaacacctcacatagacACCAACTTCAAAAGGGCTTATCACAACatcataaattccacatactagggtcaaagaccataaatcttgcaaacaatcatgaatccaaactcaacaacacaagtaacatcaacttcaactcatacaaatcatggaatatcacaaaacataaaatccttaagttttaaaaaatggtacttgagcttcttggatgaaagggacccaagaatcaacatctatatacctgggaatttcttttcttgaaagatcttaaaaggagttcttgatttctctagatccttcttgatctctcttgaattttatgaaaggagaagagagtattttgattttggaaaccctaatttttgggtggaagagagaaaaatgaagttGAAGGCCTTGGCTCAGTATTTATAGAGCTGGGGGAGgatgtggaaaagaccaaaatgcccctttaatatttgtctagaaaattccGATCGAGATCTGTGACGGTCGACCTGACGGTCTGTCAAAGGGACTGACGGTCTACCAAGTCATCTATCACTCGGGGTCCAAGAATGGGACATTCTCCTCGGTTTGACGGGCCCCTTGATAGTTTGTCAACTTTCTGacagtccaccactttggccatcacataatgataaaaaaagaaagcCACTGCCTTGGTCtgacgggacacttgacggtccaccaagaaCTTGGTGGTCTGTCAGATTGACCGTCAAACCTGTGATTCCGACAAcgctcagtaaaacggccataacttcttcgtccgatgacggattttgatgaaattgttatcgatggaaagcttgttcaatgctatacatgactaaaagtagaaattagggaaattacacaCGATTCATagtgtttcatacttgggaagatacttctaAAACTTTTAAACTCAGATTTTTCCTTTTTGCTGgaacgctctaaggctcagactagaagagaactttgcggggtattacaaaaaccaTGATACTCAAGTGGATAATGCCTTGTGAGTTTGTTGGCTATGCTTATGTGTCTGTAGTCGATAACGCACAACTCTGGTTCATCGACCACAACGGTCTTAAGCTTTTCAAAGAAGAAGCTCCACGATGCATCATTCTCCTTATCTACCACACAATACGCTAAGGGATAGATATGCTTCTGCATATCTTTagcaacaacaaacaacaacacaccATCGTACTTGCCAGAAAAATGCGTGCCATCAACGGCAATGACGTTTCTCATGTTTGCATATCCACGGATGGAAGCCCCAAACTCCATAAAGTAGTACATAAACTTGTCCGACTCTTCATTGACCATGAAAGAATTTATCAACCCAAAATTAAGAccgttaaaaatatatgaaaaggcGGGCAGCATTGCATATCCGTTCTCGGGTGTTCCTCAAACT encodes the following:
- the LOC124896620 gene encoding uncharacterized protein LOC124896620, translating into MVNEESDKFMYYFMEFGASIRGYANMRNVIAVDGTHFSGKYDGVLLFVVAKDMQKHIYPLAYCVVDKENDASWSFFFEKLKTVVVDEPELCVIDYRHISIANKLTRHYPLEYHDSVLLYYHAAKAYTLEEFNDFFNVIKEKCPSVAAFFEHDVEFKKWSRSHFPGNSFNVMTTNIAESLNVIFLNEKEYPVAAIFNSIAHRFGKIFRNRYAEVNNSRNTFVPVAEKILRKNMTEGNKLYVNNINGSTDEFTVLGCGPSAKVNLSKRPCSCRKFDLVKLSCAHAMAASHLKHGDNYGTSIYNYSSPIYSKESYLLSYLELSCVVPPESDWSVAREYLKLQVLPPDFDLKLGRRKVGCVKGMLESSRPKKMSKCSK